One genomic region from Luteitalea sp. encodes:
- a CDS encoding FtsX-like permease family protein, with amino-acid sequence MGPLRAPAHPYLVTLRDGVDATAVAERITALVRTSTPALPEHWRATLAPIQARYTEEMRPLLKAVAVSASLVFLIACGNVAVLLLVRSARRRHETAIRLALGASRARLARLLGIEALLLGGAATALGLAATALLTRGLAPVVEQRLGRRLPGGESALSLDGTLLIAALALGLFLTLALTLAPLVTLWSTAVAAALKSGGRVATDGRATRGLRSLLIVCEIAAALALLVGSALTIQSAVQMLYTDPGFRASGVLATSVSLRARAYPDSASRAEFYTRLLRRLGEHTSGGLVALSDAWPLQQVGPTRLERLGEPALAAEAGITRVSAGYFTALSIDFRDGGSFSTED; translated from the coding sequence GTGGGGCCGCTTCGCGCGCCAGCGCACCCATACCTCGTGACACTTCGCGACGGCGTCGACGCGACGGCCGTCGCGGAGCGCATCACCGCGCTCGTGCGCACGTCCACTCCCGCCCTCCCAGAACATTGGCGCGCGACGCTCGCACCGATCCAGGCCCGCTACACGGAGGAGATGCGCCCGCTGCTGAAGGCCGTGGCGGTGTCAGCGTCTCTGGTGTTTCTCATCGCCTGCGGGAACGTCGCCGTCCTGCTGCTGGTACGGTCGGCGCGGCGCCGTCACGAAACCGCGATCCGTTTGGCGCTGGGCGCGAGCCGCGCCAGGCTGGCGCGGCTGCTCGGGATCGAAGCGCTGTTGCTCGGCGGAGCGGCGACCGCGCTCGGCCTCGCTGCGACCGCGCTCCTCACGCGCGGCCTCGCGCCCGTCGTCGAGCAGCGTCTCGGCCGGCGCCTGCCAGGCGGCGAATCAGCGCTGTCGCTGGACGGCACGCTGCTCATCGCGGCGCTTGCCCTTGGCCTCTTTCTTACGCTGGCCCTGACGCTTGCGCCGCTCGTCACGTTGTGGTCGACGGCGGTCGCGGCAGCGCTCAAGAGCGGAGGCCGGGTCGCGACGGACGGCCGCGCAACGCGCGGCCTGCGCTCCCTGCTCATTGTCTGCGAGATCGCGGCGGCGCTCGCGTTGCTCGTCGGGTCGGCGCTGACGATTCAGAGCGCCGTGCAGATGCTCTACACGGATCCCGGTTTCCGCGCATCCGGCGTGCTGGCGACGAGCGTCAGCCTACGTGCGCGCGCCTATCCCGATTCGGCCAGCCGCGCCGAGTTCTACACGCGTCTTCTTCGACGGCTCGGCGAGCACACGAGTGGCGGATTGGTGGCGCTGAGCGACGCTTGGCCGCTGCAGCAGGTCGGTCCTACACGCCTTGAACGCCTTGGGGAGCCTGCATTGGCCGCAGAGGCAGGCATCACTCGGGTCAGCGCTGGCTACTTCACCGCGCTCAGCATCGACTTTCGGGACGGCGGCTCGTTCAGCACCGAGGAT